A genomic window from Bacteroidota bacterium includes:
- a CDS encoding outer membrane beta-barrel protein, translating to MESPSISSESRTGFQLGAYVRSGNILYGQFGLEYVTTQSYFSINDSNDIYNADEVRWHMLNFPIYAGFNLIPVADRLINVRVYAGPDVSLILNVPVNDLSFAPEDFAKVRIDGTVGAGFDLLLFSLDAGYNFGLSNVFSDNYNGKAHYAFVNLGLKF from the coding sequence ATGGAATCACCATCCATTTCTTCCGAATCAAGAACCGGATTTCAATTAGGTGCATATGTGCGCTCAGGAAATATTTTATATGGTCAGTTCGGTCTCGAATATGTTACCACCCAAAGCTATTTTTCAATAAACGATTCAAACGATATTTACAATGCAGATGAAGTGAGATGGCATATGCTGAATTTCCCGATTTATGCAGGTTTCAATTTGATACCCGTAGCGGATCGTTTAATAAATGTGCGTGTATATGCAGGGCCGGATGTATCACTTATTTTAAACGTTCCGGTTAATGATTTATCATTTGCGCCCGAAGACTTTGCTAAAGTTCGTATAGACGGAACCGTTGGTGCCGGATTTGATTTATTGTTATTTAGTTTAGATGCAGGATACAACTTCGGTTTAAGTAATGTTTTTTCTGATAATTATAACGGTAAAGCACATTACGCTTTCGTAAACCTCGGATTAAAATTTTAA
- a CDS encoding T9SS type A sorting domain-containing protein translates to MKHDKLTAYSLMAASFLFAKNNVEAEIVYTDIVPDIVLENDVDFDLDLDLNGIYDFRFSVHTGKYAVWGGYYESYSFSSILDSVINMHALYFGNNAMVTQFVTSTSKGTVYSFAGLKPLESWEWVNMYAFNHVDTSQAHIAYKERGVTATSYAPIGGWFYSNLINPWNYNLLHGEDRYAGIQFYDEHDCLHYGWIRCAVVDSNEQFVIKDFAYETFCDWAVETADKAGGHVDINENILSGVNIYCSASNIIIDLTQLHTNTTMEIFDITGKLIYTGNIEMLHTQIPLHTNGNYLVVINQEGKNFVKKIMMI, encoded by the coding sequence ATGAAACACGACAAATTGACCGCTTATTCCCTAATGGCGGCTTCGTTTTTATTCGCAAAAAACAATGTTGAAGCAGAAATTGTGTACACAGACATTGTTCCTGATATTGTATTGGAAAATGATGTTGACTTTGACCTCGACCTGGATTTGAACGGAATATATGATTTTCGTTTTTCGGTGCATACAGGTAAGTATGCTGTATGGGGTGGTTATTACGAATCATATTCGTTTTCCTCTATACTGGATTCAGTTATAAATATGCATGCGCTTTATTTTGGCAATAATGCGATGGTAACACAATTTGTTACATCTACCTCTAAGGGTACGGTATATTCTTTTGCAGGTTTAAAACCACTCGAGTCATGGGAATGGGTTAATATGTATGCATTTAATCATGTGGATACCAGTCAGGCACATATTGCATATAAAGAAAGAGGAGTTACTGCTACTTCTTATGCTCCAATTGGTGGTTGGTTTTATTCCAATTTGATTAATCCGTGGAATTATAATTTATTACACGGTGAGGACCGATACGCCGGTATTCAATTTTACGATGAGCATGACTGTTTGCATTATGGTTGGATTAGATGTGCGGTTGTGGACTCAAACGAGCAATTTGTAATTAAAGATTTCGCCTATGAAACATTTTGTGATTGGGCAGTTGAAACGGCCGATAAAGCGGGAGGACATGTTGACATCAACGAAAATATTTTATCCGGTGTAAACATTTATTGCAGCGCGTCGAATATTATTATTGACCTGACACAATTACATACAAATACAACAATGGAAATTTTTGATATTACTGGAAAATTAATTTACACGGGTAATATTGAAATGCTTCATACACAAATTCCTTTGCACACTAATGGAAATTATTTAGTAGTAATAAATCAAGAAGGGAAAAATTTTGTAAAAAAAATTATGATGATTTAA
- a CDS encoding putative metal-binding motif-containing protein, translating into MMQVYVDGDYVVGGKSNSGIGGDKTENNNGDFDFWLVKMTTCEATTEVCNTLDDDCDGLIDEGVKSIFYGDSDGDGFGVPEITILACSAPEGYADIIGDCYDANPAIYPGATEICNGVDDNYADR; encoded by the coding sequence ATGATGCAAGTATATGTAGATGGTGATTATGTTGTTGGTGGTAAATCAAATAGCGGAATTGGTGGCGATAAAACAGAAAATAATAATGGTGATTTTGATTTTTGGTTAGTAAAAATGACAACCTGTGAAGCAACAACCGAAGTTTGTAATACACTTGATGATGATTGCGACGGATTAATTGATGAAGGCGTGAAAAGTATTTTTTATGGTGATTCAGACGGTGATGGTTTCGGCGTTCCAGAAATTACAATATTGGCATGCTCCGCACCCGAAGGTTATGCAGATATTATTGGCGATTGTTATGATGCAAATCCTGCTATTTATCCCGGTGCTACTGAAATATGTAATGGGGTTGATGATAATTATGCGGATCGGTAG
- a CDS encoding T9SS type A sorting domain-containing protein, protein MSKFTLTDYAIFSAVFLQTQNLQAEVIHVDIEPDVVLDDDGELYLLDFDQDGNNDFRFVHDQGGYAPDYGSVNFYFDRVFAGVVNYNNWIAGTYFTVGSVMYSSFMTYRPYMIPFAYPIGVMLSFQDGYAQLAAEFVVDSAGEFYNEEGKWVAGGEAFFGIRTKRDEHYYYGWIRATVADSAKSIALHDYAYETIADKTIIAGDSLGTMSVSTSSLQPINITCNGTTLFIQTNESYNINQTELIIYDLSGKQVFSKQLSAGNQSIQLPLQTGIYIATCNYNGDIISKTISIL, encoded by the coding sequence ATGTCAAAATTTACCCTTACAGATTACGCTATTTTTTCTGCCGTTTTTTTACAAACACAAAACCTGCAGGCAGAAGTTATTCATGTTGATATTGAACCGGACGTTGTTTTAGATGATGACGGTGAACTATATCTTTTAGATTTTGATCAGGATGGTAATAATGATTTCAGGTTTGTACACGATCAAGGAGGCTATGCTCCTGATTATGGTTCAGTGAATTTTTATTTTGATCGGGTATTTGCCGGTGTTGTAAATTATAATAATTGGATTGCAGGAACATATTTTACAGTAGGAAGTGTTATGTATAGTTCATTTATGACCTATCGCCCCTACATGATACCGTTTGCATATCCAATCGGTGTAATGTTGAGTTTTCAGGATGGTTATGCTCAACTTGCAGCGGAATTTGTTGTTGATTCGGCCGGTGAATTTTATAATGAAGAAGGAAAGTGGGTAGCAGGAGGCGAAGCATTTTTCGGTATCCGCACAAAACGCGACGAACATTATTATTATGGTTGGATACGCGCCACAGTTGCCGATTCCGCAAAATCAATAGCCCTTCACGATTATGCCTATGAAACAATTGCAGATAAAACCATAATTGCCGGTGATAGTTTAGGCACCATGTCCGTTTCCACATCATCATTGCAACCAATAAATATCACCTGCAACGGAACAACATTATTTATTCAAACAAATGAATCATATAATATTAATCAAACCGAATTAATTATTTATGATTTATCCGGCAAACAAGTTTTTAGCAAACAATTATCCGCAGGCAATCAATCAATTCAACTCCCACTGCAAACCGGAATATATATCGCAACCTGTAATTATAATGGTGATATAATTTCCAAAACAATTTCAATCCTCTAA
- a CDS encoding T9SS type A sorting domain-containing protein — MMPTNTQIENNSEVEFQITQSGSKLVLNFETNLINYSNAFIEIFTYDGHKVGQYDITSNSITIDCSLLASGLYLIKLNQNGKAFATNKLFIE, encoded by the coding sequence GTGATGCCAACCAACACTCAAATAGAAAATAATTCGGAAGTTGAATTCCAAATAACTCAATCAGGATCAAAGTTAGTTTTAAATTTCGAAACGAATTTAATAAATTATTCAAATGCATTCATTGAAATATTTACTTATGATGGTCATAAAGTTGGGCAATATGATATTACAAGTAATTCTATAACCATCGATTGCAGTTTACTAGCTTCTGGTCTTTATTTAATAAAACTTAATCAAAACGGCAAGGCTTTTGCAACAAATAAATTATTTATTGAATAA
- a CDS encoding putative metal-binding motif-containing protein yields the protein MYVFLIGYTTDSTDCDDTNDDIYPGAPEILNSLDDNCNLLIDEGLVGVAVYETEDIILSQIQLLKNNLIME from the coding sequence CTGTATGTATTTTTGATTGGATATACAACTGATAGCACAGACTGTGATGACACCAATGATGATATTTATCCGGGAGCACCGGAAATATTAAACTCCTTAGATGATAATTGCAATTTATTAATAGATGAAGGGTTAGTAGGTGTTGCAGTTTACGAAACAGAAGATATTATACTATCTCAAATCCAACTACTGAAAAATAACCTTATTATGGAGTAG
- a CDS encoding T9SS type A sorting domain-containing protein translates to MNVNGQIVFHTTIVATQYELNVQNYPTGIYFIRLNSEASNKVYSFVKN, encoded by the coding sequence ATGAATGTAAATGGTCAGATTGTTTTTCATACTACGATTGTGGCTACACAATACGAATTAAATGTGCAAAATTATCCAACTGGAATTTATTTTATTCGTCTCAATTCAGAAGCTTCTAATAAGGTATATAGTTTTGTCAAAAATTAA
- a CDS encoding T9SS type A sorting domain-containing protein codes for MATTTGNYKCRVTKTATGCFKLSNAIAVLVTCKEGEGLTSNNISIYPNPTSDKLNIVAENIDIADLKIINSAGEIVQIINNWQNETVDVANLPAGIYYLQLLSETEIFQQIFVKQ; via the coding sequence GTGGCTACAACAACGGGTAATTATAAATGTCGCGTGACAAAAACCGCCACCGGATGTTTTAAATTATCGAATGCTATTGCAGTGTTGGTTACGTGTAAAGAAGGAGAGGGGTTGACATCAAATAATATTTCCATTTACCCAAATCCAACTTCCGATAAATTAAATATCGTTGCCGAAAATATTGATATTGCTGATTTAAAAATAATTAACAGCGCAGGTGAAATTGTTCAAATAATAAATAACTGGCAAAACGAAACGGTAGATGTGGCAAATTTACCTGCAGGCATTTATTATTTGCAATTGTTAAGCGAAACAGAAATCTTTCAGCAAATATTTGTGAAACAATGA
- a CDS encoding T9SS type A sorting domain-containing protein codes for MKTILATAIALALVQSPQLFAQTTIRANEQKFENESLQSPYLRNRWDNKKTTAPFFEQRIVEGDTVIVSIRTMQVNLNDAASNIVDDAANEPSIAIDINDTLHIAIGWRQFDDIASNFRQAGWSYSNDGGATWNMSIIDEGNFRSDPVLDYDLQGNFYYNSLTPYPDWECDVYKSTNGGATWDAGTYAYGGDKQWMAIDRTNGVGSGNIYTNWTVDYTACTYGNFTRSTDGNASYESCEYIEAEPYYGMPAVDADGYLYVVGGGISTTLTVTRSVNAQIPGATIEWDAPVFVDLNGNLGGFGGINPEGLLGQANIDIDRSGGPGHGNIYVLASVAPYSGPDEGDVAFAKSIDGGLTFTDPIWINDEKNDGNTHWFGTMSVAPNGRIDVIWLDTRDGGGDDYSSLYYCYSVDQGETWSANMKLSSSFDPHVGYPSQNKMGDYFDMTSDDKGAHLAWSNTLNGEEDVYYSRILITEAAIVNIDDNINALIAITPNPGSGIFHISGVADANEISIVNLVGDIIMTQPINGSQASIDITNFAAGIYFIKIAFGDGRYYTKRVIKQ; via the coding sequence ATGAAAACAATTTTAGCTACTGCTATTGCTTTGGCACTAGTGCAGTCACCGCAACTATTTGCGCAAACTACCATACGCGCAAATGAACAAAAATTTGAAAATGAAAGCCTTCAGAGCCCTTACCTGCGCAACAGGTGGGATAATAAAAAAACGACTGCTCCTTTTTTTGAGCAACGTATTGTAGAAGGTGATACTGTTATTGTTTCCATTAGAACCATGCAGGTGAATTTGAATGATGCGGCGTCAAATATTGTTGATGATGCGGCAAATGAACCCAGCATTGCCATTGATATTAACGACACTTTACATATTGCAATTGGATGGCGGCAATTTGATGATATAGCAAGTAATTTCAGACAAGCGGGTTGGTCATATTCGAATGACGGAGGGGCTACATGGAATATGTCGATAATTGATGAAGGTAATTTCCGTTCGGACCCTGTTTTAGATTATGATTTGCAGGGCAATTTTTATTACAATAGTCTCACACCTTACCCCGATTGGGAATGTGATGTGTACAAAAGCACAAATGGTGGCGCCACCTGGGATGCGGGCACATATGCCTATGGTGGTGATAAACAATGGATGGCCATTGACCGCACTAACGGCGTAGGTAGCGGAAATATTTATACCAATTGGACGGTTGATTATACTGCATGTACCTACGGGAATTTTACACGCTCAACAGATGGCAACGCAAGTTATGAATCATGTGAATATATTGAAGCTGAGCCTTATTACGGTATGCCGGCAGTTGATGCCGATGGATATTTATATGTGGTCGGTGGCGGAATTTCAACAACGTTAACAGTTACGCGTTCGGTTAATGCGCAAATTCCGGGTGCAACTATTGAATGGGATGCACCGGTATTTGTGGATTTAAATGGCAATTTGGGTGGATTTGGTGGTATTAATCCAGAAGGATTATTAGGACAGGCAAATATTGATATTGATCGCTCAGGCGGACCCGGACATGGAAATATTTATGTTTTAGCTTCGGTTGCTCCTTACAGTGGTCCGGATGAAGGTGATGTGGCTTTTGCAAAAAGCATTGATGGGGGTCTAACATTTACAGATCCTATTTGGATTAACGATGAAAAAAATGATGGCAATACACATTGGTTTGGTACCATGTCGGTAGCACCAAATGGCAGAATAGATGTTATATGGCTCGACACCCGCGATGGTGGTGGTGATGATTATTCGTCACTCTATTATTGTTATTCTGTTGATCAGGGTGAAACATGGTCGGCAAATATGAAATTATCTTCATCATTTGATCCGCATGTCGGTTATCCCTCACAAAATAAAATGGGTGATTATTTTGATATGACTTCCGATGATAAAGGCGCACATTTAGCATGGTCAAATACATTAAATGGGGAAGAGGATGTTTATTACAGCAGAATATTAATTACTGAAGCAGCAATAGTTAATATTGATGATAACATAAATGCTTTAATTGCCATAACACCAAATCCGGGTTCCGGCATTTTTCATATTTCAGGAGTTGCCGATGCAAATGAAATTTCGATTGTAAATCTTGTAGGCGATATCATTATGACCCAACCGATTAATGGTTCACAAGCCTCAATTGATATTACCAATTTTGCAGCCGGCATTTATTTTATAAAAATCGCATTTGGGGATGGACGGTATTATACCAAACGAGTTATTAAGCAATAA
- a CDS encoding T9SS type A sorting domain-containing protein, which translates to MELDDAFNAIDCYHQELEYSSHSPVINWDRFGNKVMTGSFSGDTLQFGPDVLTNLQLRFQYDAYIAYENRCDTVLSSLTLQDNVLKAPDGVGWTWYVNDSLMMEQTGQVILPLYSGYYTASATQADGCVKWTKPIWFDSNIEPGQIFIYPNPSSGNCTILLPEVITYCNIYNISGQLVYTCLPNTKITLELNNLASGTYFIKSGNEQHVYSSKFIIL; encoded by the coding sequence TTGGAATTAGATGATGCATTCAACGCTATAGATTGTTATCATCAGGAATTGGAATATTCCAGTCATAGTCCTGTAATTAACTGGGACAGATTCGGTAATAAAGTGATGACCGGAAGTTTTAGTGGTGATACACTTCAATTTGGTCCGGATGTTTTAACAAACCTGCAGTTGCGATTTCAATATGATGCATATATCGCTTATGAAAATCGTTGCGATACCGTTTTATCATCTTTAACGTTGCAGGATAATGTGCTTAAAGCACCGGATGGTGTTGGATGGACCTGGTATGTGAACGATAGTTTAATGATGGAACAAACCGGTCAGGTTATTTTGCCCTTGTATTCCGGCTACTATACTGCAAGCGCAACACAAGCTGATGGTTGTGTTAAATGGACAAAACCAATTTGGTTTGATAGTAATATTGAACCCGGTCAAATTTTTATTTATCCGAATCCATCAAGCGGAAATTGCACCATCTTGTTGCCCGAAGTAATTACTTATTGTAATATTTACAATATCTCCGGTCAACTTGTTTATACCTGTTTGCCAAATACAAAAATCACACTCGAATTAAACAATCTGGCATCCGGCACTTATTTTATTAAATCCGGAAATGAGCAGCATGTGTATTCATCAAAATTCATTATCCTTTAA
- a CDS encoding cupin domain-containing protein, protein MLILYIIGGILILPVIYNLLFPLKKPELNNYFKAGQTYTSTGEGITQKILRQEGNKVFCELTLAPHAAGPPEHMHEHMHETISVVSGTLNYKLNGKEEQVGAGGRINFPAGAYHKMWNTTNNEVVLRSEKPEDFVPVEFVYSLDQLYPLMQSNGLTLKMFAKICVLDELFDSVPAGPPPIFFRIIKKVVKPYARIFGVKP, encoded by the coding sequence ATGTTAATTCTTTATATCATCGGCGGCATTTTAATTTTACCTGTTATTTATAATTTATTATTCCCGTTGAAAAAACCGGAGTTGAATAATTATTTTAAGGCGGGTCAAACATATACCTCAACGGGTGAAGGTATTACCCAAAAAATTTTACGGCAGGAAGGAAATAAAGTTTTTTGTGAACTGACTTTGGCGCCACATGCAGCGGGGCCGCCTGAACATATGCACGAACATATGCATGAAACTATTAGTGTTGTGAGTGGCACTTTGAATTATAAATTAAATGGAAAAGAGGAACAGGTTGGTGCAGGTGGACGCATTAATTTTCCCGCAGGGGCTTACCATAAAATGTGGAATACTACCAATAACGAAGTTGTGCTGCGTTCAGAAAAACCGGAAGATTTTGTGCCTGTTGAATTTGTTTATTCGCTTGATCAGTTATATCCATTAATGCAATCGAATGGGCTTACATTAAAAATGTTTGCAAAAATTTGTGTGTTGGATGAATTGTTCGACTCTGTTCCTGCAGGTCCGCCACCGATATTTTTTCGGATTATAAAAAAGGTGGTGAAACCTTATGCACGAATTTTTGGGGTAAAGCCGTAG
- a CDS encoding flavin reductase — protein sequence MRRPWNIVDQPVYSLATYADGHFNMNICTYVTAVSMSPKMYAVAVYHNTKTLFNLQNTDTAVLQLLSTEQIKLVNILGKNRGIITIRKITCTRKINYNLARLSCFRKCCGFIITKQKTVIPSGDHELFCLM from the coding sequence ATGCGCCGCCCCTGGAATATTGTAGATCAGCCTGTTTACAGTCTAGCAACTTATGCGGATGGTCATTTTAATATGAATATCTGCACTTATGTAACTGCAGTAAGTATGTCGCCGAAAATGTATGCCGTTGCTGTTTATCATAACACTAAAACTTTGTTTAATCTGCAAAATACCGATACAGCAGTATTACAATTATTAAGCACTGAGCAAATTAAACTAGTAAATATTTTAGGTAAAAATCGGGGAATAATTACAATAAGGAAAATTACCTGCACAAGAAAAATTAATTACAACTTGGCAAGACTATCCTGTTTTAGAAAATGTTGCGGCTTTATTATTACTAAACAAAAAACAGTTATTCCAAGTGGTGATCATGAATTGTTTTGTTTGATGTAG